In Spodoptera frugiperda isolate SF20-4 chromosome 1, AGI-APGP_CSIRO_Sfru_2.0, whole genome shotgun sequence, the following are encoded in one genomic region:
- the LOC118273340 gene encoding WD repeat and FYVE domain-containing protein 2 isoform X1: MAAEIKPAPRTPNDRFSTTKKPALLSKLEGCTDDVNAAVVIPGEDGVISVCDDKTVRVWLKRDSGQYWPSICQYMPSGCTSMFYTPETRQLFIGQENGTVSEFTLAQDCNRINPTREYLAHTARVTAVNFSLSCEWVLSVSRDKLFAYHCSETGRRIGGYSFEAWCTSLQFDSQSKYAFVGDYSGQITMLKLDNNGATLVTTLKGHTGSVRVLNWAPLPQLLFSGSFDQTIIVWDIGGQKGTAYELQGHSNKVTGLWYVGSCERLISAGEDGALGVWEMGVRRRETPAWKESDLCQICRAPFIWNVRAMMEKKQLGLRQHHCRWCGAAVCATCSPHRLPLPVMGFEFPQRVCTTCYETLRHEPRESLASFHDMKHAVSSLYMDEATGRMCTAGKDRVIKVWDVGVLLAPAPKPSTAADQ, encoded by the exons ATGGCTGCTGAAATCAAGCCTGCTCCAAGGACACCAAACGATAGGTTTTCCACTACAAAAAAACCTGCCTTGTTGAGTAAATTAGAAGGGTGCACTGACGATGTAAACGCAGCGGTCGTTATACCTGGCGAGGACGGTGTAATTAGCGTTTGTGATGATAA GACAGTGCGAGTATGGCTGAAGAGGGACTCTGGACAGTACTGGCCATCTATTTGCCAATACATGCCATCAGGCTGCACCTCAATGTTCTATACACCAGAGACACGGCAGCTATTTATTGGCCAAGAAAATGGAACTGTTTCAGAGTTCACATTGGCACAGGATTGTAATAGAATAAACCCT ACTCGGGAGTACTTAGCGCACACGGCTCGAGTAACTGCTGTCAACTTCTCGCTGAGCTGTGAGTGGGTGCTGTCTGTCAGTCGAGACAAGCTGTTCGCATACCACTGCAGCGAAACTGGACGCAGGATCGGCGGATACTCCTTCGAAGCGTGGTGCACGTCTTTGCA ATTTGACTCGCAGTCGAAATATGCTTTTGTCGGAGACTATAGCGGGCAGATAACGATGCTGAAGTTAGATAACAATGGTGCTACGCTCGTCACTACGCTCAAGGGTCACACTGG TTCTGTCCGTGTATTGAACTGGGCTCCTCTGCCACAGCTATTGTTCAGTGGCTCGTTCGATCAGACAATAATAGTGTGGGATATTGGAGGTCAGAAGGGCACGGCGTATGAATTACAAGGACACAG taaCAAGGTGACAGGTCTTTGGTACGTGGGTAGCTGTGAGCGGCTGATATCCGCAGGTGAAGATGGGGCCTTGGGGGTCTGGGAGATGGGGGTCCGACGACGCGAGACCCCCGCCTGGAAGGAGTCCGATCTTTGCCAGATATGCCGCGCCCCCTTCATATGGAATGTTAGGGCGATGATGGAAAAGAAGCAACTTG GTCTCCGCCAGCACCACTGCcggtggtgcggcgcggcggtGTGCGCGACGTGCTCCCCGCACCGCCTGCCGCTGCCCGTCATGGGCTTCGAGTTCCCGCAGCGCGTCTGCACCACCTGCTACGAAACATTGAGGCATGAACC TCGCGAATCTCTGGCTTCATTCCACGACATGAAGCACGCAGTGTCGTCCCTGTACATGGACGAGGCGACGGGCCGCATGTGCACGGCGGGCAAGGACCGCGTCATCAAGGTCTGGGACGTCGGCGTACTACTCGCACCCGCGCCCAAACCCTCCACCGCCGCCGACCAGTAA
- the LOC118273340 gene encoding WD repeat and FYVE domain-containing protein 2 isoform X2, producing the protein MDRVAITEQSILDTQINYFAPFQTLTVRVWLKRDSGQYWPSICQYMPSGCTSMFYTPETRQLFIGQENGTVSEFTLAQDCNRINPTREYLAHTARVTAVNFSLSCEWVLSVSRDKLFAYHCSETGRRIGGYSFEAWCTSLQFDSQSKYAFVGDYSGQITMLKLDNNGATLVTTLKGHTGSVRVLNWAPLPQLLFSGSFDQTIIVWDIGGQKGTAYELQGHSNKVTGLWYVGSCERLISAGEDGALGVWEMGVRRRETPAWKESDLCQICRAPFIWNVRAMMEKKQLGLRQHHCRWCGAAVCATCSPHRLPLPVMGFEFPQRVCTTCYETLRHEPRESLASFHDMKHAVSSLYMDEATGRMCTAGKDRVIKVWDVGVLLAPAPKPSTAADQ; encoded by the exons ATGGATAGAGTAGCGATAACAGAGCAATCAATTCTGGATactcaaataaattactttgcaCCTTTTCAAACATT GACAGTGCGAGTATGGCTGAAGAGGGACTCTGGACAGTACTGGCCATCTATTTGCCAATACATGCCATCAGGCTGCACCTCAATGTTCTATACACCAGAGACACGGCAGCTATTTATTGGCCAAGAAAATGGAACTGTTTCAGAGTTCACATTGGCACAGGATTGTAATAGAATAAACCCT ACTCGGGAGTACTTAGCGCACACGGCTCGAGTAACTGCTGTCAACTTCTCGCTGAGCTGTGAGTGGGTGCTGTCTGTCAGTCGAGACAAGCTGTTCGCATACCACTGCAGCGAAACTGGACGCAGGATCGGCGGATACTCCTTCGAAGCGTGGTGCACGTCTTTGCA ATTTGACTCGCAGTCGAAATATGCTTTTGTCGGAGACTATAGCGGGCAGATAACGATGCTGAAGTTAGATAACAATGGTGCTACGCTCGTCACTACGCTCAAGGGTCACACTGG TTCTGTCCGTGTATTGAACTGGGCTCCTCTGCCACAGCTATTGTTCAGTGGCTCGTTCGATCAGACAATAATAGTGTGGGATATTGGAGGTCAGAAGGGCACGGCGTATGAATTACAAGGACACAG taaCAAGGTGACAGGTCTTTGGTACGTGGGTAGCTGTGAGCGGCTGATATCCGCAGGTGAAGATGGGGCCTTGGGGGTCTGGGAGATGGGGGTCCGACGACGCGAGACCCCCGCCTGGAAGGAGTCCGATCTTTGCCAGATATGCCGCGCCCCCTTCATATGGAATGTTAGGGCGATGATGGAAAAGAAGCAACTTG GTCTCCGCCAGCACCACTGCcggtggtgcggcgcggcggtGTGCGCGACGTGCTCCCCGCACCGCCTGCCGCTGCCCGTCATGGGCTTCGAGTTCCCGCAGCGCGTCTGCACCACCTGCTACGAAACATTGAGGCATGAACC TCGCGAATCTCTGGCTTCATTCCACGACATGAAGCACGCAGTGTCGTCCCTGTACATGGACGAGGCGACGGGCCGCATGTGCACGGCGGGCAAGGACCGCGTCATCAAGGTCTGGGACGTCGGCGTACTACTCGCACCCGCGCCCAAACCCTCCACCGCCGCCGACCAGTAA